The nucleotide sequence gatgattaatgattttttatggccggaattggatggtattgatttggacaacgtttacttacaagaagacggcgctacgtgccacacaagcaacgaaaccatcgatcttttacgggaaaaatttccggacctttcatctctcgaagaggtgatcacaattggccaccgagatcttgtgatttaacaccttgcgactttttcctttggggccacgtgaaagataaggtctacgccaaaagtccagcatcgattcaagacctcaaagatggaattcgtgaggctatcgaggacatagggcagccgctttgcaatttagttacggaaaatttcatgaaatggatatggtcctgtatctcaaaaaatggcatttttctttgaatatcaaaataacatctCTTATTGGATAACCCCTTACATATCAGTCAAAGGTTTCCGGTTTTATAAATTAACAACTTTGGATTTTGATATCAGCAAATATtctttatcacattttttaccAGCGTTTTGTCAGTCTGTCGGTGGCAACGATATCTCTTCACAGGAAGCGTGTAGGGAACTCGGGTTTTTACATTTAATTCCTCTATAGCTGTAGATGTACCGAAACGAGAGAAATTTTGAGCGttaataggaaaaaattgattaaattaccCAAAATGTGATCTCATTGGCCAAATGACATCAATTGACGTAAATCGGCatcaatcgacttcaatagacATCACAAGACATCGCTCaacataaaataacaataaacgtcaattggcttcaatggacgtcaattcatgtcatttgaggtcattTATCATTacatgaacaaaatattatgagaattgtcaagaaataatTGGGACGCGCCGATAGTGCCAAAccttttttacttattttcgtTTTAACATGTAAGCTTTGCAACGCAATAGGTCTCTATGAGGCTCGAGTGATTCCCCATTTAGCATCATGGGCTTCCCTACCATAAAAAACGTTTTGTAATGTATGATATAAACCATAAAACATTGGATAGACAATAAAGAgagcaaaattttcatttcataatctgttaacattattattattacatccCATTGCCTGGATTATTTCTGCATatcttattatatttatgtCTTTCTTTTGGACTCGATTCATTTGATGTGGATAGCCGTTTGTCTAGATTAGAAGTATGCTGTGAGGCTCTAACCTGCTACGACTGACCAAATCACAACTAGGTTCATACCCACTTACCACCCATACCCATTTTATCCAAAATACATTGACAAAGCGTATAGCTCACCAGGGTGTCTATACACACTTCTACGACTATCATTACTTAACCGATAAAATCGGGACTCGGCCGCCAATGTTGATTGTTCATGATTAGAGTTACCATATAGAGTATTACTGTTCCTGCTTTTAACGCGCTATAGCTTGActtatacaataattatatcaaaaaaaaaaaattatcgctATGGTTTAGTAAATCGACTCTAACTCAAAAACGTCCTTGTCCATATTTTCTTTGGCTCGATACCGTGCCAATGTTCGTAAATTGATTCATGCGTTTTTAGCGTGCCACTTAAACTTATTTAACACCTATTTCCATGAGTGTTAATAGCACTTGCAAGTCCATCacgtgatatattttttatctcacCTTGAATCACTATCAATAAATTAAGAATTCAAAAACAGCAAACTGTCACgaataaacaataattcagTTTGTCAGTGAAGTTGTtgttctttcattattttattcaaaaactgtGGTGTCTTCACTTTATATCTTATAAATGTTGCAAGCCATTGGTTTGTTATATagtacagtgcttttcagataaaagtatccacctttaataacttttgtaatactggtaattagaaaaaatccaaaaacacgtcaatttatgttggaaggggcaagcattatggcttatttaaacttactggaaaagccaccccctcacccctagcatcatcccctttatttttataaattacttttcatattttttatgtaaaatttggatactcctctttgagctgatttcaaaaatgtataatacttgtaggttaaagtggttagtttatgagataaacaatttttcttttaagagcacaaattttacttattattcactttcaccttatttgtactaaaatgggttgtacaacagttcaaactctttaatctttttaactgtgctatttattctacttaaaaaatccaaacaacaaaaaactctactttttattaaagtttgacattgtcaactagaatttgtagtcactattgatagtgtaatttgatacattatatattttgtttctctgaaatggtttactctttgcaagaaagaattgaaattgtaggtttatactaccaaaataataattgtgcaagagctgctgctagaatatttaacgaattacatgacggaagacatgcaactcataagtatgtaattcaactgatggagaaatttaccacaacagggtctgtttgcaataaagtgcataagcgagagggactcgtaaataacgaagcaatccaagtggaaattttagggcaagtcagcttagaggctcaacaaccccaatcgttgtcaacaataagtagagcgatcggtgtttcatcttctacagttttccgagttctacataaattcaagtaccacccatacaaagttaagttggtgcacgagttgaatgaagatgattttgatcgtcgtctagagttttgcgaatcaatgatgcaaattatcaataacaatccacaattgttaaacaatatttgcttttctgatgaatactcatggtcattaaatggcttagtaagtaggcataattgtagatattgggctgaaagtgatccacatattatgcgtgaattccatacacaacatccccaaaagttaaacgtttggtgtggtattctaggtgaccacattgtcggacctttcttcatcaacggaaatttaaatggtgaatcatatcttgagttacacagggaaggggttgacccacgtattacaacaataatagaaaatgatgataacctttccgaagatttactggtatttcaacaagacggagctcccccacactatgctatgcctatccgacaatttttaaacgaaacattccccgctcgttggataggtagaaggaggcagatgatggagtggccacctaggtcaccggatttaacacccctagatttctttttatgggggtatttaaaaacaaaagtttatgctacccaaccagaatctctggatgatttacgagagaggatagaaaatgaatgtcgacaattaaatccagccgtattaagcaatgtcagagaggcatttcaaaatagattataccattgtatggaagtgaatggtactcattttgaacacttattgtaacttcataataaatagcacagttaaaaagattaaagagtttgaactgttgtacaacccattttagtacaggcaaataaggtgaaagtaaataataagtaaaatttgtgctcttaaaagaaaaattgtttatctcataaactaaccacataacctacaagtattatacatttttgaaatcagctcaaagaggagtatccaaattttacataaaaaatatgacaagtaatttaaaaaaataaaggggatgctgctaggggtgagggggtggcttttccagtaagtttaaataagccataatgcttgccccttccaacataaattgacgtgtttttggattttttctaaataccagtattacaaaagttattaaaggtggatacttttatctgaaaagcactgtatattaaaatatttcagctGGTTACTAACCGAATATTTCAGCCTCAATTATCGGAAATATTAAAACGATTCACTTTATGAAGCAATTACTATTTTGCATTTAACGTATCGATTATTCAATATAGTTTTGACAGGCATTttgtcaatttattattaaaaggatGTTAACGGTAACAAAcatattccatatatttgaattttattgaatttatttatgattGGGTCGAATTAACATACTAAAGtagattttgcaaaaaataatatatgccTAAATAAATAGCATTAATTCAATACTTTCACAGCTTTATCGAATGTTTGCTATAGtttggtttaaaaaataaatcctggAATAACGGGAACAGAAaggattttatttaaattttgaaataatttcaaatgcacaaatttttattaaaataaaaatattttattacaagataaaaattaaatgataatataaaaaaagaataaagtgagtaataatttgaaaaactcaTTCTTAATATGCGTTAcggtaattatattttattgaaaacagtATCTCTGGAACcctatacaaaaataattatttttcaaactaaataaatttcataataacatTATATGCGTATTAATATCGTAGTAccatttgattgattttttcgatgatatctctGGTTGTCGCAATTTTTGGCCGACCCGAACACTCTTATATCAATATGAATTCAGCTGGTCATAAATGATAGTGAAGTATCCGAACACAATGTCTTCCATTTATCCAGCCATACCAACTTTCAAgaacaaatatttgataatagcACGTTAGTTAATTTTTCTCCTTTCCTGGAAAATCTTGGCAACTAGAGTACGAATCAACTAAGAAAATGCCACAGGCGTCATTAATTAGTAATCGTCTGCCTCACTTTAaaatattccctctccgtcgcTTCAGACTGATATACCAGTGGCGTAGgttcttatttaaataaaaattaatgcagttcgcaataaaaaatatatttaaaggaTTTAAACATATATTGCAGTAGAATATTACttagttaattatatatatatatatatatatatatatatatatatatatatatatatacagtatcTTATAGAAATAGCAACTGTTTATTGCATAGAGGTTTGGTGTGCATggtatgtttataataaacgCAGTTTTTGCACATATTGAgtgtaatattttatctatgtcgttaattaaaaaaaaaaaacattattcgcTATCCGAAACTAGAGACGAACATCCTAGTTCATCCTGTAATGAACTATCAGTATCCTCGCTGTTTTTGTCCTCACTTTCTTCCGATGAACCCGTATTTACTGTAAATATTAAGTGATCTAGAGTGTGGTCTAATATGTGCTCTTTTTGTATAAGGTCATTCTCATATGTTTTAACATGTTGGCAAATATTATACCACTCTTGTTCTGATACCTCCTCAAATTTTTGCCTAGCGAGTGCCTCCGTATCGGACAGTTTAAATGTTGTATTGTGCGCAGCTACCCAATTTTTTACTAATGTCCAGATTTTTTCGATCGGGTTTAATTCTGGATGATAAGGAGGTAAACGTAGTACACGGTGCCCATGTTGTTGTAACAGTTCGTTTAGTTTGTACTTTATGTGGAagcgaaatttattttcttcaaaaatgcgGTATAGTTCTGGTTTTGTTAGTTTGGGGTCTGCTGGTAATCCATTTTCTGTTAGCCATTATTAcctgaaaccaatttttttaaggaGCCGATTCAAGCTGCTTATACTTATTGCTTCTGTCAAGATTTGCCGGTCATTAATTTTCTGCAAAACACctgtaatttcattataatttagcATTGCACGTTTgctcttttaaattgaatagtaaaaacaataaacCTTAAACTAAGTAGGTACATGACtttataatactaataaaaacaatttcttacACTTTAACGTAGGAAGTCTCTTCTCCAGTACATAAAAATCGTAGATAATTTCTCTCATAGATTTTATCTGATCTGGCGAGGTACGATCCAGCTTTCTTTTTTTAGTGTTACGTATTTTTTTCGGCGATTGAAAAGATGTGCTTGGCCCTCCCCACTCAACTTTTTGAGCTTCTTTTGATATCTTCTGAAAAGTAGACTTTGACACCCCAGTAGCAGCTAGTACTCTTTccctgaaatatcaaaatatgttaatattctaatttaaaatatgacacTCAATAAGTAGGTGCctgtataaaaatgtataaattccGCATTTCTTCAACCTACTTCTCGAATTAAATCTTGCTACATACctgtaatttttcaaaggaaTAGTAACTCCTTCATCTGCctcttttttcatgaaattaataatattgcttATGATTTCTCGTCCTTGGCTGCGTATAATAAGACCTtgctttcaaactttttttgcGGACATTATTTAAAACGATTTTGCCCCTAATGTTCAAAAACGGCGCTATCTGTAGAATAAACTATGGCacaaactaaaaataacacCGAACACAACAAATCACACTATCTAAATACTGAACAACGAACAATACTAAATGCTGAATGTCCGATATTCGGTCGGTTATGCTTCTGCGCATCCATAAgcgcaaattatttataatattaccgTACTTTCCTTCCTAAGTAAATGCTTGGCAACATCGAAGAGGGACTCGCAATGGTAAAAGATCCATGGTTACGCGACGATTCCCTTCGAATTCTGATTTAGATCATGCGGCAGTCATGCAGCGTTGCCAGTCTATTTAGCACTTGCATTTCTATCTTAAAAATACCGAACAATCGTAAAAAACGCCACTGTCATATAAATGGGATGGGCCTAAGAGAGAAGGAAATTATTGCGGCCTTTGTCAGGTATGACGCGTCTAGCCTTTTCTTAAGGGTAGTTTACACAGTGCCAGTTGCTGGGCTGGTCAGTAAACAGTAGCTGTACTTGGCGAGTGGGGACCAAAATATGCAGTTGCTCACCCGTTTACACCCAGTTAAGTAGCTGTACGGTATCAAAATTCTGCGAGGCAGTGAGCTTGCGGGTCACAAACAAAATATGTCGAAAGTAAAAATTGCGATACGCAAGGTAATACAATctttttccttaattttgtgTGATGAGTTGATTAAAGAAATGGAAAGTGatctgaaaagaaaaagacGGATTTGGGTCAGAAATTGGTTGCAAAATAAATCCTCAGGAGCTACAAGCATGATTATGAAAGAGCTATATTATCAGGACCCTTGTGAATATCAAGCTGTTATGCGATTGACGCCTTCACAGTTCgaaattcttttaaatttaattgctACAGGTATTCAACGCAGTGACACATTTATGCGTAAAGCTATCCCAGCTAGAGTGAAACTAGAAATAACCTTGACTTTTCTGGCCATTTTATAGAAGGCTTATAAATGTCGTCTGTACCACTACCACTTTTCTtacttttctcaatttttatgaGTTCTTGGTTATATGTTGAacgcaaatttttaatttttttagttacatCTTTCTCAGTGAATCCTGGGATATTCATTTCTTTAGCAATATGCTGTAACGAAGTTCTCCGTGCAtctctatttttatatt is from Diorhabda sublineata isolate icDioSubl1.1 chromosome 1, icDioSubl1.1, whole genome shotgun sequence and encodes:
- the LOC130444163 gene encoding uncharacterized protein LOC130444163, with protein sequence MKKEADEGVTIPLKNYRERVLAATGVSKSTFQKISKEAQKVEWGGPSTSFQSPKKIRNTKKRKLDRTSPDQIKSMREIIYDFYVLEKRLPTLKCVLQKINDRQILTEAISISSLNRLLKKIGFR